From a single Drosophila sulfurigaster albostrigata strain 15112-1811.04 chromosome 3, ASM2355843v2, whole genome shotgun sequence genomic region:
- the LOC133843414 gene encoding uncharacterized protein LOC133843414, whose protein sequence is MDNGHKVASTKAERCCCNCKQKLDPHQIFEENIEDIAKSLAQIMVICGINTNKSCNAKSIIKRAFVYHEKIRTRCPPTAPQNTHLHRDDMLQALRIKCEMESVEAMLTYAIIKRAFKAFFHGKPDRTISNPIVDAMVIHKQKSAWLHAAYKTAKIFDNYKTAFFWAHKSYEKQISLVYRGLYDRMSARSNPLMMPTCACRNCSKKEIPGHPKPGEKVREKFKLADCADLPKECILCGLQVPKAMPGVRVKRPRPIVNHELKLPRCHNCNSPLLICECNIDELTGELYGECGQDSYKVKWYRLEDKQPQKSSKNLATEDGGDTSYEDAEEPSVDWENHHCPIDCVHDSANESSNVCHSDPISSSIVDETSSSFTTCSDADSLDIVDKLEKYLNKLWADDVAAQRNPNTYLSKTVFPPKAPSEPCKR, encoded by the coding sequence atggaCAATGGACATAAAGTTGCCAGCACTAAAGCGGagcgttgctgttgcaattgcaaacagAAGCTCGATCCGCATCAGATTTTTGAGGAGAACATCGAGGATATTGCCAAGAGTTTGGCACAGATAATGGTCATCTGTGGCATCAATACCAACAAATCCTGCAATGCCAAATCGATCATCAAGCGTGCCTTTGTCTACCACGAAAAGATTCGGACGCGTTGTCCGCCGACGGCGCCTCAGAATACGCATCTGCATCGGGATGACATGTTGCAAGCGTTGCGCATCAAGTGCGAAATGGAAAGTGTGGAGGCGATGCTCACCTATGCGATCATTAAGCGTGCCTTCAAGGCTTTCTTTCACGGCAAACCGGATAGGACGATCAGCAATCCAATTGTGGATGCCATGGTGATACACAAGCAGAAGTCCGCCTGGTTGCATGCCGCCTACAAGACGGCCAAGATCTTTGACAACTACAAGACGGCGTTCTTTTGGGCCCACAAATCCTATGAGAAGCAAATCAGTCTGGTCTACCGTGGTCTATATGACCGCATGAGCGCCCGTTCGAATCCGCTGATGATGCCAACATGTGCGTGCCGCAATTGCTCGAAGAAGGAGATACCCGGACATCCGAAGCCAGGAGAAAAGGTTCGCGAAAAGTTCAAGCTAGCGGATTGTGCTGATCTGCCCAAGGAATGCATTCTCTGTGGCCTTCAGGTGCCCAAGGCAATGCCTGGTGTGAGGGTGAAGCGACCACGCCCCATTGTCAACCATGAACTGAAGCTGCCACGTTGCCACAACTGCAATTCACCGCTTCTCATCTGTGAGTGCAACATCGATGAGCTAACGGGCGAGTTGTATGGCGAGTGTGGTCAGGATTCGTACAAGGTCAAGTGGTATCGCTTGGAGGATAAGCAGCCGCAGAAGTCATCGAAGAATCTGGCCACTGAAGATGGTGGCGATACAAGCTATGAGGACGCCGAGGAGCCTTCGGTTGATTGGGAGAATCATCATTGTCCCATCGATTGTGTACATGACAGCGCCAATGAATCctcaaatgtttgccattcGGATCCCATCTCAAGTTCAATTGTGGATGAAACTAGTTCCTCGTTTACCACTTGCTCCGATGCCGATAGCTTGGATATTGTAGACAAGTTGGAAAAGTATCTGAACAAGTTGTGGGCGGATGATGTTGCCGCTCAACGTAATCCAAATACGTACTTGTCAAAGACTGTGTTTCCACCTAAGGCGCCCTCCGAGCCTTGCAAACGCTAG
- the LOC133842420 gene encoding 3-galactosyl-N-acetylglucosaminide 4-alpha-L-fucosyltransferase FUT3 produces the protein MPADKILSDKLDAQLDNESAKETLLQRHHSFHLLPNDEVLNPSKPTPTHSRPRSMNPYHYVGGHLNRIIIRCILILCIISLILHLLPHHRLSTAISHKSNGLAILIWNESEDAPDWTPLQCGCLVTANRNYYKGNIDAVVVNVDRPYSLRQLKDIKHTPNYLMVLASTSPLSLAQNPLYGHANSPFNFTMSYRLDSDLVWSSHFFSKPGELNTRVLQFDVPNENFMEAWTVQQQYDFRIKLKRKHLLAVYMMYAVNDYSLPESLYLQELRNHIELDAFMGCNQYQDCSHYKFMLIFDPSVCPDFVHPQFYMALDYFVVPVLIGGSNLTQLAPPGSYISSQQFSSPKDLAQHLKQVAEEPMLYEQFFWWHSKYRLQQIKQPYCELCHRLQQQPRPHRNPDAFLQWWTQYQCSNSTNRLGWSA, from the exons ATGCCAGCAGACAAAATTCTTAGCGATAAACTTGATGCCCAGTTGGACAACGAATCAGCCAAGGAAACATTGCTTCAACGGCATCATTCCTTTCATCTGCTGCCCAATGATGAAGTATTGAATCCATCGAAGCCAACACCAACTCATTCCCGTCCCCGTTCAATGAATCCTTATCACTACGTTGGCGGTCATCTCAACAGAATCATTATAAGATGTATTCTAATCTTATGCATAATCAGTttgattttgcatttgctgccaCATCATCGTCTAAGCACCGCAATTAGTCACAAATCCAACGGATTAgctatattaatttggaatgAATCCGAAGATGCTCCCGATTGGACGCCACTGCAATGCGGTTGCCTGGTGACCGCCAATCGTAATTATTACAAAGGAAAcattgatgctgttgttgtcaacgTGGATCGTCCTTACTCTCTACGTCAGCTGAAGGATATCAAGCACACACCCAACTATCTGATGGTGTTGGCAAGCACATCTCCCTTGAGTCTGGCACAAAATCCACTTTATGGTCATGCCAACTCTCCGTTTAACTTTACAATGAGCTACCGCCTAGATTCGGATTTAGTTTGGTCATCGCATTTTTTCTCCAAGCCAGGCGAACTCAATACCCGAGTGCTGCAATTTGATGTGCCAAATGAGAACTTTATGGAAGCTTGGACAGTGCAGCAGCAATATGATTTCCGCATCAAACTGAAGAGAAAACACTTGCTAGCTGTCTACATGATGTACGCAGTGAATGATTATTCGCTGCCCGAAAGTCTTTATCTGCAGGAACTGCGCAACCACATCGAACTCGATGCGTTTATGGGCTGCAATCAGTATCAAGA CTGCTCTCACTACAAGTTCATGCTGATCTTCGATCCCAGCGTATGTCCGGACTTTGTGCACCCTCAGTTCTACATGGCGCTGGATTACTTTGTGGTGCCCGTGCTCATTGGTGGCAGCAATCTAACACAACTTGCTCCACCCGGCTCCTACATAAGCAGCCAACAATTCAGTTCACCCAAAGACTTGGCTCAGCATCTGAAGCAAGTGGCTGAAGAACCAATGTTGTACGAACAATTCTTCTGGTGGCATTCCAAGTATCGGCTGCAGCAGATCAAGCAACCTTACTGCGAACTGTGTCATCgactacaacagcagccacgACCACATCGCAATCCTGACGCGTTCCTCCAGTGGTGGACTCAATACCAATGTTCGAATAGCACCAATCGCTTGGGTTGGTCGGCCTGA
- the LOC133842421 gene encoding alpha-(1,3)-fucosyltransferase C-like — translation MPNNQEIELTELQKVETPRTRNEDIQAATDADIDGEVSIYTRPRPRPSVRASRRNPWNLLNGRFMLVLKWIFCLCVILLLIYLMPRTYKNNVDNQLRTPTVIIWNEGLEDYKCPCIITGVRNYASLIIDAVIVNADRPYSLLGLEKISHAENFLLVFAAKNPLIIAQNPLTQYSPYYFNFTMSYRLDSDIRLAEYYFSSLTLQPVIKFDQPDRNFMMNTEMKSTLRHRLEGKEFLAGYISFNDTYTTRSQIVYLENLQQHMNLTDIQNCAIVNDCSSYKFMLIFEPTSCPDFVNSYIYKAMLNFVVPVVISPGNISQLVPPGSYIDGADFVSPERLAQFLIKVGAEPHLYAQYFWWHSKYQLNQIRQPYCSICAELKKPKRQRQPEEFSKWWTQYKCQVNNYYF, via the exons atgccaaacaatcAAGAAATTGAGTTGACGGAACTGCAAAAAGTGGAAACACCTCGGACCCGAAATGAAGATATTCAAGCAGCGACTGATGCAGACATTGATGGTGAAGTATCAATATATACAcgaccacgcccacgcccaagTGTTCGCGCCTCCCGCCGCAATCCATGGAATCTATTAAACGGTCGTTTTATGTTAGTTCTGAAGTGGATCTTCTGTCTATGCGTAATCCTTTTGCTCATTTACTTGATGCCGCGGACTTATAAAAACAACGTCGACAATCAACTAAGAACACCAACGGTTATTATATGGAATGAGGGATTGGAGGATTATAAATGTCCCTGCATAATAACGGGAGTACGTAATTATGCCAGTTTAATAATAGATGCTGTCATCGTTAATGCTGATCGACCCTACTCTTTGTTGGGTTTGGAGAAGATTTCGCATGCAGAAAACTTTCTACTTGTGTTTGCAGCAAAGAATCCATTGATTATTGCACAGAATCCACTAACGCAGTATAGTCCATATTACTTCAACTTTACCATGAGCTATCGTTTGGACTCGGATATAAGATTAGCCGAATACTATTTCTCATCGCTGACTCTTCAACCAGTCATCAAATTTGATCAGCCGGACAGGAATTTTATGATGAATACGGAAATGAAATCTACGCTTCGTCATCGCCTGGAGGGAAAAGAATTCCTTGCAGGCTATATATCGTTCAATGATACTTATACTACCAGATCACAGATTGTTTACTTGGAGAATCTGCAGCAGCACATGAATCTTACCGACATTCAAAACTGCGCAATAGTCAATGA CTGCTCGTCCTACAAATTTATGCTGATCTTTGAGCCTACTTCCTGCCCGGACTTtgtaaattcatatatatataaggcCATGCTGAACTTTGTGGTGCCCGTAGTCATTAGTCCAGGAAATATTAGCCAACTCGTTCCTCCCGGATCTTACATAGATGGCGCCGATTTTGTGTCACCCGAAAGATTAGcacaatttttaatcaaagttGGCGCAGAACCGCATTTATATGCACAATATTTCTGGTGGCATTCAAAGTATCAGCTCAACCAAATAAGACAACCCTATTGTTCTATCTGTGCTGAACTGAAGAAGCCGAAGAGGCAGCGTCAGCCCGAAGAGTTCTCCAAGTGGTGGACACAATACAAGTGTCAAGTTAATAACTATTATTTCTAA
- the LOC133840078 gene encoding uncharacterized protein LOC133840078 — protein MQCKFIDICHFNNRFLPYKYIHITFVDVKPPPELLMEVTIDLTKPKAAHCGKNAAAFETERLLIQLVSEQPALYNSRHVRFKDDGYKKLLWQLIAIKVGKESSNCMSLWAELRHRYQQQVQRRRRRHRVGKRYASLLHEEQLLFLYPHVARMPLQRQTPEDQQTSNVSNADDDDDDDEVTIVEPQPAIIIDVDKVAIENYKLNGEQLHLIDHSISSNCSSTTSFVLPRIEADISVLPLATSEAVAVAPPRTSIISVVPNSKLSPGSDIASNNYSYSSGDSNASSGNNLNSSDSDKIYEAGIVTYLSKKSLKSLTVRNDKVPMPSIRSISNNPVKITDTNHNSKSNTNLVATSSSASASNSTPAAQLLRVEFRDCPSNGRMLHVTVNDVPIQANFNMSRTALFIREVMAVPQLHSKEPHLTNNINNLWSQLSKKFHLPDDICRGIWTFLSHNFNLFPQIAPMEDLMRPFKSTLKVWKKSHSFFSKFDEIARKHEWMLHKHELPALMQHCKRYEHLYWELRRPRPGESANSMRPPRMFTEQERLDVWREAKENFPQMDHQDVWSMFKYAFKTYMEDLEKGIDNSWPQNWWHVLKQLKFLINVRYHPHDPYYYIVHNKFMEEVKRCSIHDDDDVADGRRSAARHKMPPLASIEQTVVELAQFIGNDDRQLPSVNGFLLTESMRRHRRAFSVANTAEKRAAWIRISRELKSSVTECRLSFQHMLRQQRVWRISDPKGRCTLSTKYYCKR, from the exons ATGCAGTGCAAATTCATCGATATTTGTCATTTCAATAATCGCTTTCTACcgtataaatacatacacattaCTTTTGTAGATGTGAAGCCGCCGCCTGAGCTGTTGATGGAGGTTACAATCGATTTGACCAAGCCCAAGGCGGCGCATTGTGGAAAGAATGCTGCGGCCTTTGAAACGGAACGTTTGCTCATCCAGCTGGTGAGTGAACAACCGGCGCTGTATAATAGTCGACATGTACGCTTCAAGGATGATGGATACAAGAAGCTCTTGTGGCAACTGATTGCCATCAAAGTGGGCAAAGAGTCGAGCAATTGCATGAGCCTTTGGGCCGAGTTGCGGCATCGTTACCAGCAACAAGTgcagcgacgtcgtcgtcgccatcgcGTTGGCAAACGTTACGCCTCGCTGCTGCATGAGGAGCAGCTGCTTTTCCTGTATCCCCACGTGGCCAGGATGCCGCTGCAACGTCAGACGCCAGAGGATCAACAGACCAGCAACGTCAGCAacgctgacgacgacgatgatgatgatgaggtgACCATTGTGGAGCCACAACCTGCGATTATTATCGATGTGGACAAGGTGGCCATTGAGAACTATAAACTGAACGGAGAACAGTTGCATCTGATCGATCATAGCATTAGCTCCAATTGCAGCTCCACAACGAGCTTTGTGCTGCCGCGCATCGAGGCCGACATTAGCGTGTTGCCACTGGCAACAAGCGaggcagttgcagttgctccTCCCAGGACTTCCATTATCTCAGTTGTGCCCAACAGCAAACTCTCGCCTGGCAGCGACAttgccagcaacaactacagctacTCGAGCGGCGACAGCAACGcgagcagtggcaacaacttgaacagcagcgacagcgacaagaTTTATGAGGCTGGCATTGTGACTTATTTGTCAAAAAAATCGCTCAAATCGCTGACGGTGCGCAATGACAAGGTGCCCATGCCCAGCATACGTTCCATCAGCAACAATCCCGTAAAAATTACTGACaccaaccacaacagcaagtCGAACACGAACTTGGTTGCCACTTCGAGTTCTGCGTCAGCATCAAATTCAACACCAGCTGCGCAATTGTTGCGTGTGGAGTTCCGTGATTGCCCATCGAATGGACGCATGTTGCATGTGACGGTCAACGATGTGCCGATCCAGGCGAATTTCAATATGTCACGCACTGCGCTCTTCATTCGCGAAGTGATGGCCGTGCCACAGCTGCACAGCAAGGAGCCGCATTTgaccaacaacatcaacaatctCTGGTCGCAGTTATCCAAAAAGTTTCATCTCCCAG ATGATATTTGTCGCGGCATTTGGACATTTTTGTcgcacaatttcaatttgtttccACAAATTGCGCCCATGGAGGACTTAATGCGTCCGTTTAAGAGCACACTCAAGGTGTGGAAGAAGTCGCATAGTTTTTTCAGCAAATTCGATGAGATCGCACGCAAACACGAATGGATGCTGCACAAGCACGAATTGCCCGCTCTCATGCAACATTGTAAGCGCTACGAGCATCTCTACTGGGAACTGCGTCGTCCTCGTCCCGGCGAGTCGGCAAATTCGATGCGGCCTCCTCGTATGTTTACCGAGCAGGAGCGTCTCGATGTTTGGCGCGAGGCAAAGGAGAATTTTCCACAAA TGGATCATCAGGATGTTTGGTCAATGTTTAAGTATGCATTCAAGACCTACATGGAGGATCTAGAGAAGGGCATCGATAATTCCTGGCCACAAAACTGGTGGCATGTCCTGAAGCAACTGAAGTTTCTTATCAATGTGCGTTACCATCCGCACGATCCGTACTATTATATTGTGCACAACAAGTTCATGGAGGAGGTGAAACGTTGCAGCAtacacgatgatgatgacgtcgCGGATGGACGTCGCTCTGCTGCCAGGCACAAGATGCCACCGCTGGCCAGCAT agAACAAACGGTTGTCGAATTAGCACAGTTCATTGGCAACGACGATCGACAATTGCCCAGCGTCAATGGATTCCTACTGACGGAATCAATGCGTCGCCATCGCAGAGCCTTTAGCGTCGCAAACACTGCCGAGAAACGCGCCGCCTGGATACGCATCTCCAGGGAGTTGAAGTCGTCAG TCACCGAGTGCCGATTGAGTTTTCAGCACATGTTGCGGCAGCAGCGCGTGTGGCGCATCAGCGATCCGAAAGGACGTTGCACGTTGTCGACGAAGTATTAttgcaaacgatga